From uncultured Roseateles sp., the proteins below share one genomic window:
- the fdxA gene encoding ferredoxin FdxA produces MTHVVLESCIRCKYTDCVDVCPVDCFREGPNFLTIDPDECIDCAVCIPECPVNAIVPEEDVPGNQQHMIKINADLSRKWPSITKRKAPQPDADDWKDRTDKLSELIR; encoded by the coding sequence ATGACCCACGTCGTTCTCGAATCGTGCATCCGCTGCAAGTACACCGACTGCGTCGATGTCTGCCCCGTCGACTGCTTCCGTGAGGGCCCTAACTTCCTCACCATCGACCCGGACGAGTGCATCGACTGCGCCGTGTGCATCCCCGAGTGCCCGGTGAATGCCATCGTGCCCGAGGAAGATGTGCCGGGCAATCAGCAGCACATGATCAAGATCAACGCCGATCTGTCCCGCAAATGGCCCAGTATCACCAAGCGCAAGGCGCCCCAGCCCGATGCCGATGACTGGAAAGACCGCACCGACAAACTGTCTGAACTGATACGCTGA
- a CDS encoding NAD(P)/FAD-dependent oxidoreductase, with amino-acid sequence MDLQVNQEIKETALAHEGAIETDAVIVGAGPVGLFQVFELGLLEIKAHIIDSLAYPGGQCIELYPDKPIYDIPAVPVCTGKELTDNLMKQIEPFGATFHLGQEVTTVEKQDDGRFFVATSKGTTFLTKTIFIAGGVGSFQPRTLKVDGIEKYDGTQLHYRVRNPEQFAGKNLVVVGGGDSALDWALNFVGDGPNKAESVILVHRRDGFRAAPANVAKMKELCDNYEMQFIVGQVTDIVEENGTLNSVKVTGGDGVTRVVPCDQVLVFFGLSPKLGPIAEWGLNIDRKQIVVDTEKFQTSTPGIFAVGDVNVYPGKKKLILSGFHEAALAAFGAAPYIFPEKRIHLQYTTTSPKLHKVLGVESPVFD; translated from the coding sequence ATGGACCTGCAAGTGAACCAAGAAATCAAAGAGACCGCCCTCGCTCACGAAGGCGCGATTGAGACCGATGCCGTCATCGTCGGCGCAGGCCCCGTGGGCCTGTTCCAGGTGTTCGAGCTGGGCCTGCTTGAAATCAAGGCCCACATCATCGATTCGCTGGCATATCCCGGCGGCCAATGCATCGAGCTTTATCCCGACAAGCCTATCTACGACATCCCGGCCGTGCCCGTGTGCACCGGCAAGGAGTTGACCGACAACCTGATGAAGCAGATCGAGCCCTTCGGCGCGACCTTCCATCTGGGCCAGGAAGTCACCACCGTCGAGAAGCAGGATGACGGCCGCTTCTTTGTGGCCACAAGCAAGGGCACGACCTTCCTCACCAAGACCATCTTCATCGCCGGCGGCGTGGGCTCGTTCCAGCCCCGCACGCTGAAGGTGGACGGCATCGAGAAGTACGACGGCACGCAGCTGCACTACCGCGTGCGCAACCCCGAACAGTTCGCCGGCAAGAACCTGGTGGTCGTGGGCGGCGGCGATTCGGCACTCGACTGGGCGCTGAACTTCGTGGGCGACGGCCCGAACAAGGCCGAGAGCGTGATCCTGGTGCACCGCCGTGATGGCTTCCGTGCCGCGCCGGCCAATGTGGCCAAGATGAAGGAGCTGTGCGACAACTACGAGATGCAGTTCATCGTCGGCCAGGTGACCGACATCGTCGAAGAAAACGGCACGCTGAACTCGGTCAAGGTCACGGGCGGTGATGGCGTGACCCGCGTCGTGCCCTGCGACCAGGTGCTGGTGTTCTTCGGCCTGAGCCCGAAGCTGGGCCCTATCGCCGAATGGGGCCTGAACATCGACCGCAAGCAGATCGTTGTCGACACCGAGAAATTCCAGACCAGCACGCCGGGCATCTTCGCCGTCGGCGATGTGAACGTCTATCCGGGCAAGAAGAAGCTGATCCTCTCCGGCTTCCACGAAGCGGCTCTAGCCGCCTTCGGTGCCGCGCCCTACATCTTCCCGGAAAAGCGCATCCACCTGCAGTACACCACCACCAGCCCGAAGCTGCACAAGGTGCTGGGTGTGGAGTCACCGGTGTTCGACTGA
- a CDS encoding TonB-dependent siderophore receptor — translation MKSLLAAAAGLVCGATAFAQSLPTVSVSGRSVDTPVSVGGFGDTPIAKLPMQATVLNSERLNDLGINSLAGITSLDASLSDSYNSQGYVSYLKIRGFDLDNRFNFRRDGLPINAETALPLGNKSTIEVLKGTSGIQAGTSAPGGLVNMIVKRPQASDFTTLSLGYSERGTVEAGLDWNHRFGADFGLRVNASAAHLDPLLHDAKGSRHLLAMAGDWKLSPDTRIEAEFELNRQSQPSQPGFSLLGDKLPDPKAIDPNINLNNQVWSQPVVFDNQTASLRVQQRLSADWRAQAHLGVQRLKTDDRLAYPFGCTAADGTYYADRYCPNGDFDMYDFRSENERRNSDALDLSLAGKFVTAGLHHDINTGVLFTRFKSRFQRQAYNWAGTGNISGLPATTADPSLTDENTLRDERSTELYLRDAIRLSEQWQAWLGLRHTRLHRESVRTDGSRATSYGQSLTTPWLGVSYALNAQHMLYASWGQGVQSEVVPNRSRYSNAGQALAALKSEQFEFGLKAGSNTVDWSVNWFDVKQPLWRDIGACDVSNSCVRQADGEAHHRGLEAQADLKWTGGGLLASAMKLHARRQGSIAASLNSLKKENVPETTLKLQARQAIAALPGLQLQAGLVYEGPRPVLPDNSLSIPGWTRLDAGLRFDQTWGGLQQKQLLTWRVGVDNLSNRRAWKESPYQYEHSYLYPLAPRTWRASLEIQL, via the coding sequence ATGAAGTCCCTGCTGGCCGCTGCGGCCGGCCTTGTTTGCGGCGCAACCGCATTCGCACAATCGCTGCCCACCGTGTCGGTCAGCGGGCGTTCGGTCGATACGCCGGTGTCGGTCGGCGGCTTCGGCGACACGCCAATCGCCAAGCTGCCAATGCAGGCCACCGTGCTGAATAGCGAGCGGCTGAACGACCTGGGCATCAACTCGCTGGCCGGCATCACCAGCCTGGACGCCAGCCTCAGCGATTCGTACAACTCGCAGGGCTATGTCTCCTACCTGAAGATCCGTGGCTTCGATCTGGACAACCGCTTCAACTTCCGCCGCGACGGCCTGCCCATCAATGCCGAGACGGCGCTGCCGCTGGGCAACAAATCGACCATCGAGGTGCTCAAGGGCACCAGCGGCATTCAGGCCGGCACCAGCGCGCCCGGTGGCCTGGTCAATATGATCGTCAAGCGCCCGCAGGCGAGCGACTTCACAACGCTGAGCCTGGGCTATAGCGAGCGCGGCACGGTCGAGGCCGGCTTGGACTGGAACCACCGCTTCGGAGCCGACTTCGGCCTGCGCGTCAATGCCAGCGCGGCCCATCTGGACCCGCTGCTGCACGATGCCAAGGGCTCGCGCCATCTGCTGGCCATGGCCGGCGACTGGAAGCTGTCTCCCGACACCCGCATCGAGGCCGAGTTCGAGCTGAACCGCCAGAGCCAGCCCAGCCAGCCCGGTTTCAGCCTGCTCGGCGACAAGCTACCCGACCCCAAGGCCATCGACCCGAACATCAACCTCAACAACCAGGTCTGGTCGCAGCCGGTGGTGTTCGACAACCAGACCGCCTCGCTGCGTGTGCAGCAGCGCTTGAGCGCCGACTGGCGCGCCCAGGCCCACCTCGGCGTGCAGCGCCTGAAGACCGACGACCGCCTGGCCTACCCCTTTGGCTGCACCGCCGCCGACGGTACCTACTACGCCGACCGCTATTGCCCCAACGGCGACTTCGACATGTACGACTTCCGCAGCGAGAACGAGCGCCGCAACAGCGATGCGCTGGACCTGTCGCTGGCCGGCAAGTTCGTCACCGCCGGCCTGCACCATGACATCAACACCGGCGTGCTGTTCACCCGCTTCAAGAGCCGCTTCCAGCGCCAGGCCTACAACTGGGCCGGCACCGGCAATATCAGTGGCCTGCCTGCCACCACGGCCGACCCCAGCCTGACCGACGAGAACACGCTGCGCGACGAGCGCAGCACCGAGCTCTATCTGCGCGATGCCATCCGCTTAAGCGAGCAATGGCAGGCCTGGCTGGGCCTGCGCCACACCCGTCTGCACCGCGAGAGCGTGCGCACTGATGGCTCGCGCGCCACCAGCTACGGGCAGAGCCTCACCACGCCCTGGCTGGGCGTCAGCTATGCGCTCAACGCTCAGCACATGCTCTATGCCAGCTGGGGTCAGGGTGTGCAATCCGAGGTGGTGCCCAACCGCAGCCGCTACAGCAATGCCGGCCAGGCACTGGCAGCGCTGAAGAGCGAGCAATTCGAGTTCGGCCTCAAGGCCGGCAGCAACACGGTGGACTGGTCAGTCAACTGGTTCGACGTCAAGCAGCCGCTGTGGCGCGACATCGGCGCCTGCGACGTCAGCAACAGCTGCGTGCGCCAGGCCGATGGCGAGGCCCACCACCGCGGTCTGGAGGCGCAAGCCGACCTGAAGTGGACCGGCGGCGGCCTGCTGGCCAGCGCGATGAAGCTGCACGCGCGCCGCCAGGGCAGCATAGCTGCCAGCCTCAACAGCCTGAAGAAAGAGAACGTGCCCGAGACCACGCTGAAGCTGCAAGCCCGCCAGGCCATTGCCGCCCTGCCCGGCCTGCAACTCCAGGCCGGCCTGGTCTACGAAGGCCCTCGCCCCGTGCTGCCCGACAACAGCCTCAGCATCCCCGGCTGGACGCGGCTGGACGCCGGCCTGCGCTTCGACCAGACCTGGGGTGGCCTTCAACAAAAGCAGCTGCTGACCTGGCGCGTGGGCGTGGACAACCTCAGCAACCGCCGCGCCTGGAAGGAATCGCCCTACCAGTACGAGCACAGCTACCTCTATCCGCTGGCCCCACGCACCTGGCGCGCCAGTTTGGAAATCCAGTTGTGA
- a CDS encoding integrase arm-type DNA-binding domain-containing protein, whose product MSEQPKPPSKTKLTKAVIDALPHIAGKQYIVGDTELKGFAVRVGATSKTFIAYKRLHNGAPQKVTLGKYGALTVEQARKLAQEKLSQLVHGVDINAEKKAARLEAKKYSTADAQTLQWLLDFYKTEHIIKQKKGKDGIVGSPNLTVGALSKNSELSVLITSDDDQSELKQEIAAVIRGYWDEAETVSQEEADNYRMLWKLKSRELKKVADIYGDRKTSKPAVQSSVMPMDWASYLAKVKQDKTHGFKDRLAMLKSVREQFDEHEHFNDIPFDARRGIAGLVSESIPNSEWFGSMIGAGTFYSLINQEHEAFSLALDAIPRIGEIRKEHFDRFIAEYLKAYRVPLL is encoded by the coding sequence ATGAGCGAACAGCCCAAACCGCCCTCAAAAACGAAGCTTACCAAGGCCGTCATCGACGCTTTGCCGCATATCGCCGGCAAGCAGTACATCGTGGGCGACACGGAGCTGAAGGGCTTTGCTGTTCGGGTGGGTGCGACAAGCAAGACCTTCATCGCCTACAAGCGCCTTCACAACGGTGCGCCACAAAAAGTCACTCTTGGCAAGTACGGAGCACTGACGGTCGAGCAGGCCCGCAAGCTGGCCCAAGAAAAGCTCAGCCAGCTCGTGCATGGTGTGGATATCAATGCCGAGAAAAAAGCTGCTCGTCTTGAAGCCAAGAAGTATTCAACGGCCGATGCCCAGACATTGCAATGGCTGTTGGACTTCTACAAGACAGAGCACATCATCAAGCAGAAGAAGGGAAAGGACGGCATCGTCGGCAGCCCTAACCTGACGGTAGGGGCACTGTCGAAGAACTCTGAGCTGTCCGTCCTCATCACTAGCGACGATGACCAATCCGAGCTGAAGCAGGAGATTGCTGCTGTCATTCGCGGCTACTGGGATGAGGCGGAAACCGTCAGCCAAGAAGAGGCGGACAACTACCGTATGCTGTGGAAGCTCAAGAGCCGCGAACTGAAGAAGGTTGCCGACATCTACGGCGACCGCAAGACCAGCAAGCCGGCCGTGCAATCCAGTGTCATGCCGATGGACTGGGCCAGCTACCTCGCGAAGGTCAAGCAGGACAAGACACACGGCTTCAAGGATCGGCTTGCCATGCTCAAGTCCGTCCGTGAGCAGTTCGATGAGCACGAGCACTTCAACGACATCCCCTTCGATGCTCGCCGAGGCATCGCGGGCCTCGTCAGCGAGAGCATCCCGAACTCTGAATGGTTCGGCAGCATGATCGGTGCAGGCACCTTCTACAGCCTCATCAACCAAGAGCACGAAGCCTTCTCTCTCGCCCTCGATGCAATTCCCCGCATAGGCGAGATCCGCAAGGAGCACTTTGACCGCTTCATCGCTGAGTACCTGAAGGCATACCGTGTGCCCCTTCTGTGA
- a CDS encoding glutathione S-transferase N-terminal domain-containing protein, producing the protein MKPFIRLFFRTLRILLGPIMLLKERLSRPVALQRSAEQQAEVDRQCNGLALYQFKTCPFCIKVRQEMHRLSLPIIRLDAQHDAQNRTALLQGSGATKVPCLKITNANGSVQWLTESGAIIDHLRGRFAG; encoded by the coding sequence ATGAAGCCATTCATTCGACTCTTCTTCAGGACCCTGCGCATCCTGCTCGGCCCCATCATGCTGCTGAAAGAGCGCCTGTCTCGCCCGGTAGCCCTGCAGCGCTCTGCCGAACAGCAGGCCGAAGTCGATCGCCAGTGCAATGGCCTGGCTCTCTATCAATTCAAGACCTGCCCGTTCTGCATCAAGGTTCGCCAGGAGATGCATCGCCTGTCACTGCCGATCATCCGGCTGGACGCTCAGCATGACGCCCAGAATCGCACAGCACTGCTGCAGGGCTCTGGAGCAACCAAGGTGCCCTGCCTGAAGATCACCAACGCCAATGGGTCCGTGCAGTGGTTGACTGAATCGGGCGCGATCATTGATCACTTGCGCGGGCGGTTTGCGGGGTGA
- a CDS encoding HNH endonuclease signature motif containing protein, producing the protein MTTVVLTISWERAEERVRVNLEALKDGVAALRTTEKWMDHRKTVTYEPRARYSKTRNGRHILNLTYLETDHPELRGKGVIWGASKISIAADLTSASVNWTSSPPDEHTDGQANCSISIEPDDRNEEREWVSRIKRRQQEFKATLVRCGATCEITKEPLTAVLEAAHIRDVNDGGQDIPENGILLRADLHTLFDAGYFSIERDGTLRLHPDLSASYRDLLANASISPAALKRIADHLAQRKPRDAASGTND; encoded by the coding sequence ATGACTACTGTCGTTCTCACCATCTCGTGGGAGCGCGCCGAAGAGCGCGTTCGAGTAAATCTTGAAGCTCTGAAGGATGGCGTCGCCGCCCTTCGAACCACTGAAAAATGGATGGACCATAGAAAAACCGTCACCTACGAGCCCCGTGCTCGATACTCCAAGACCCGCAACGGGCGTCACATTCTCAATCTGACCTATTTGGAAACGGACCACCCAGAGCTCCGCGGCAAAGGCGTGATCTGGGGCGCTTCCAAAATCTCCATAGCGGCTGACCTAACGTCCGCAAGCGTCAACTGGACGTCTTCTCCCCCGGATGAGCATACCGATGGTCAAGCGAACTGCTCCATCAGTATCGAACCGGACGACCGGAATGAAGAGCGCGAATGGGTCTCTCGAATCAAACGGCGGCAGCAGGAATTCAAGGCGACACTGGTTCGCTGCGGTGCCACCTGCGAAATAACGAAGGAACCATTGACCGCAGTCTTGGAAGCCGCTCATATCCGGGATGTAAACGACGGGGGCCAAGACATCCCTGAAAATGGCATTTTGCTGCGGGCCGACCTTCACACGCTGTTCGACGCGGGCTACTTCTCGATCGAGCGCGACGGAACGTTGCGCCTTCACCCTGATCTGTCTGCCTCCTACCGCGACCTTCTGGCGAACGCCAGCATCTCCCCTGCAGCGCTCAAACGGATCGCGGACCACTTGGCACAGCGAAAACCGCGAGACGCTGCCTCAGGCACCAACGATTGA
- a CDS encoding YEATS-associated helix-containing protein — protein sequence MQPLVDIALVMLTAGALGGLVNYFLSDPEQEKRLAWWQHVFVGVAASFMVPLFLNMISGDLIDKIRGTTEKPGDYSKLFVLAGFCLVAAVSSRAFIKSLSERVLQEVKKKVDAVGRTADKAAEKADSAKAQATAASVDANEARQAVAPFVEDESIDTATESQLSQESIVKLQRSLATSETLPSNEVAVLKAMKESQFSLRSMTGIAKDANLSKPFANEAITSLLSRGLLGEAIGKAGQPRWFITQAGRAASLDD from the coding sequence ATGCAACCTCTAGTCGATATCGCCTTGGTCATGCTGACAGCTGGCGCACTTGGAGGTCTTGTTAATTACTTTCTCTCTGATCCTGAACAAGAGAAGCGACTTGCTTGGTGGCAACACGTTTTCGTTGGCGTGGCGGCGTCGTTCATGGTGCCCTTGTTCTTAAACATGATATCTGGAGATCTGATCGACAAGATTCGGGGAACAACCGAAAAACCGGGTGACTATTCAAAGCTGTTCGTATTGGCCGGATTTTGTCTCGTTGCAGCGGTTTCTTCGCGGGCGTTCATAAAGTCACTCTCCGAACGCGTTCTTCAAGAAGTCAAGAAGAAGGTTGACGCAGTCGGACGAACTGCCGATAAGGCCGCCGAAAAGGCGGACTCAGCGAAGGCGCAGGCGACTGCCGCATCAGTCGACGCGAACGAAGCTAGACAAGCAGTTGCACCATTTGTTGAAGACGAATCAATCGACACCGCTACAGAGTCTCAGCTCAGTCAAGAATCAATTGTCAAGTTGCAGCGTTCGCTAGCCACATCAGAGACACTTCCCAGCAACGAAGTCGCTGTTCTCAAAGCGATGAAAGAAAGCCAATTTAGCCTGCGCTCGATGACGGGAATAGCCAAGGATGCAAATCTATCGAAGCCCTTCGCAAATGAAGCGATAACTTCACTCCTAAGCAGAGGCCTGCTTGGTGAGGCGATAGGGAAGGCAGGGCAGCCGCGTTGGTTCATAACGCAGGCCGGCCGAGCTGCCTCTCTTGATGACTAG
- a CDS encoding DUF4238 domain-containing protein, translating into MGNHFVPQFYLRGFESAGRIWAHDRHANRSFSTQVKTIANENDLYPDELETRLNETIEKPARPALIALRERRPLSPAERLALALYVVTLWKRVPQAGRRVLDRLPEVVDEVHTNMRAELDLLAQVRPEMDVEGLRSKVAEVMQRQLTNPRPELWHSTIESESGPRVVDALLSMNWVFLYHDRLQFLTCDNPVFFESEGIGSPKSELTLPISNSLALWATRTPHRSGSYLQATPAAVKQINTRTAHNSTRFIYSQRNELWILPFTLKGEQQLQRLEP; encoded by the coding sequence ATGGGCAATCACTTCGTTCCGCAGTTCTACCTTCGAGGCTTTGAGAGCGCCGGCAGAATATGGGCGCACGACCGTCATGCCAACCGCAGCTTCTCGACGCAGGTCAAGACCATTGCAAACGAGAACGACCTCTATCCGGACGAGCTTGAGACGCGGCTGAACGAAACCATTGAGAAGCCAGCAAGGCCCGCGCTAATCGCGCTGAGAGAACGACGTCCCCTGAGCCCGGCAGAACGGCTTGCGCTGGCTCTGTACGTAGTTACGCTCTGGAAGCGGGTGCCGCAGGCTGGCCGACGGGTCCTCGATAGGCTTCCAGAGGTGGTCGACGAAGTGCACACGAATATGCGCGCCGAACTTGACCTACTGGCTCAAGTCCGCCCCGAAATGGACGTCGAGGGGTTGCGATCGAAGGTGGCCGAAGTAATGCAGCGGCAGCTCACCAATCCACGACCGGAGCTGTGGCATTCGACAATAGAGTCTGAAAGTGGCCCTCGTGTTGTTGACGCACTGCTGTCCATGAATTGGGTATTTCTGTACCACGACAGGCTGCAGTTCCTGACCTGCGACAACCCTGTCTTCTTCGAGTCTGAAGGCATCGGTAGCCCCAAATCTGAACTGACCTTGCCGATCTCCAACTCGTTGGCGCTGTGGGCAACGCGCACACCTCATAGGTCAGGAAGCTATCTGCAAGCGACGCCCGCTGCTGTCAAACAGATCAATACGCGGACCGCACACAACAGCACAAGGTTCATTTACTCTCAGCGCAACGAGCTATGGATCCTGCCCTTCACGCTCAAGGGTGAACAGCAGCTTCAGAGGCTAGAGCCTTAA
- a CDS encoding SIR2 family protein: MKQKIADAIEYRVSSGQIERSGDDEILNAIRLAGAKLGERDPINSFLHKCRQIRDAMPQAASIDNFIDAHRDDQKITLVGKLAIARCILRAEQKSSMWVNRARGVNRMDFKPIDGTWYVALFRLLVENCQRQDIAERLSRLTIITFNYDRCIEHYLHEALINYYSIQEDEAREILGHLNIYHPYGHIGPLPWERKPPAIGFGATPHHEELLAVAEQLKTFTEGTDESHSDIVDIRATVHSAKRMLFLGFAFNLQNLQLLYGSGTVTKRTCPVFGSAFGLSPSDVEMISQELMDLGGYMQAGDIHLRNSHTCTQIFNEYGRSLSIR, from the coding sequence TTGAAGCAGAAGATCGCTGATGCAATCGAATATCGTGTTAGCAGCGGGCAAATAGAACGCTCAGGCGACGACGAAATCCTGAATGCAATCCGCTTGGCTGGCGCAAAGTTGGGCGAGCGTGACCCCATCAACAGTTTCCTGCATAAGTGTCGGCAGATCCGTGACGCCATGCCACAGGCGGCCTCAATAGACAACTTCATTGACGCCCACCGCGATGACCAAAAAATCACTCTGGTCGGAAAGTTGGCCATCGCTCGATGCATTCTTCGGGCTGAGCAGAAAAGTTCGATGTGGGTCAATCGGGCCCGTGGCGTCAATCGCATGGACTTCAAGCCGATTGATGGCACCTGGTACGTCGCGCTCTTCAGACTCCTTGTGGAGAACTGCCAGCGGCAAGACATTGCCGAAAGATTGTCCCGGCTGACGATCATCACGTTCAACTACGACCGATGCATCGAGCACTATCTGCACGAGGCTCTGATCAACTATTACAGCATTCAAGAAGATGAGGCCAGAGAGATATTGGGCCACTTGAATATCTATCACCCGTATGGCCACATAGGTCCATTGCCTTGGGAGCGCAAACCTCCAGCTATAGGCTTCGGCGCCACGCCGCACCATGAGGAACTTCTTGCCGTGGCAGAACAGCTGAAGACCTTCACAGAAGGCACTGACGAGAGCCACAGCGACATCGTTGACATTCGTGCCACCGTGCACAGCGCAAAGCGGATGTTGTTCCTCGGATTTGCGTTCAACCTTCAGAACCTCCAGTTGCTCTATGGAAGTGGCACGGTGACAAAACGGACCTGCCCTGTATTTGGCAGCGCCTTTGGACTTTCGCCCAGCGATGTGGAAATGATCTCCCAGGAGCTCATGGACCTTGGTGGCTATATGCAGGCCGGTGACATACACCTGAGGAACTCGCACACGTGCACGCAGATCTTCAACGAGTACGGACGAAGCCTTTCAATCCGATGA
- a CDS encoding IS66 family transposase — translation MIATDRIDTLTPEQLRQALHSALAEVQRHERQAAHDRALIDKLTHEMAVLKRLKFAAKSESFNAEQKSLLEEALDADLAALALEIEQREAGKPNSTEKRQAKRTALPAELPRREVRHEPDSLTCGCGCQLKRIGEDVAEKLDYVPGVFTVERHVRGKWVCGRCETLVQAPVAPHIIDKGIPTTGLLAQVLVAKYLDHLPLYRQEGIFGRAGLAIPRSTLAEWVGQCGVQLQPLVDALKAEMLARAVLHADETPVAMLKPGHGKTHRAYLWSYCTTAYDSLRAVVFDFADSRGGQHVRAFLGLGEPSNSGWCGKLVCDDFSGYKACFELGVTEAGCLAHARRKFHELWANHGSPVGEQALKFFGELYDVEREVRELDPDERKRIRQLRSRPVADALRQWLSGQRQRVPEGSATAKAIDYSLKRWQALTRFIDDGELPADNNWVENQIRPIALGRNNWLFAGSLRAGQRAAAIMSLVHSARLNGHEPHAYLRDALERLPTQPASRIAELLPHRWNPAAI, via the coding sequence GTGATCGCCACCGACCGCATCGACACGCTGACACCCGAGCAACTGCGCCAGGCGCTGCATTCGGCGCTTGCCGAAGTCCAGCGTCACGAGCGCCAGGCCGCTCACGACCGCGCCCTCATCGACAAGCTTACGCACGAGATGGCGGTGCTCAAGCGGCTGAAGTTTGCCGCCAAGTCCGAGAGCTTCAACGCGGAGCAGAAGAGCCTTCTCGAAGAGGCGCTCGACGCCGATCTGGCTGCGCTGGCGCTGGAGATCGAGCAGCGCGAAGCTGGCAAGCCCAACTCCACCGAGAAACGCCAAGCCAAGCGCACCGCACTGCCGGCCGAACTGCCACGGCGCGAAGTGCGTCATGAGCCTGACAGCCTCACATGCGGTTGTGGCTGCCAGCTCAAGCGCATCGGCGAAGACGTGGCCGAGAAGCTCGACTACGTGCCCGGCGTCTTCACGGTCGAACGCCATGTCCGCGGCAAGTGGGTCTGCGGCCGGTGCGAGACCCTCGTGCAGGCGCCTGTCGCGCCGCACATCATCGACAAGGGCATCCCCACCACCGGGCTGCTGGCCCAAGTGCTGGTGGCCAAGTACCTGGATCACCTGCCGCTGTACCGGCAGGAAGGCATCTTTGGCCGGGCCGGTCTGGCCATCCCGCGCTCGACGCTGGCCGAGTGGGTGGGCCAATGCGGCGTGCAGTTGCAGCCACTGGTGGATGCGCTCAAGGCAGAGATGCTGGCCCGAGCCGTGCTGCACGCTGACGAGACACCGGTGGCCATGCTCAAGCCAGGCCACGGCAAGACACACCGGGCCTATCTGTGGAGCTATTGCACGACGGCCTACGACAGCCTGCGCGCTGTGGTCTTCGACTTCGCTGACAGCCGGGGCGGCCAGCACGTTCGGGCCTTCCTAGGCTTGGGGGAGCCAAGCAATTCGGGTTGGTGCGGCAAGCTCGTCTGCGACGACTTCTCGGGGTACAAGGCCTGCTTCGAGCTGGGCGTGACCGAGGCCGGATGCCTGGCCCACGCCAGACGCAAGTTCCATGAACTGTGGGCCAACCATGGCAGTCCAGTCGGCGAACAGGCGCTGAAGTTCTTTGGCGAGCTTTACGACGTCGAGCGTGAGGTCCGAGAACTGGATCCCGATGAGCGCAAGCGCATCCGGCAACTGCGCTCGCGACCCGTGGCCGATGCCTTGCGGCAGTGGTTGAGCGGGCAGCGGCAACGGGTCCCTGAAGGCTCAGCCACGGCCAAGGCCATCGACTACAGCCTCAAGCGTTGGCAGGCGCTGACGCGCTTCATCGACGATGGCGAGCTGCCTGCGGACAACAACTGGGTCGAGAACCAGATCAGGCCCATCGCCCTAGGTCGAAACAACTGGCTATTCGCTGGCAGCCTGCGTGCGGGTCAGCGTGCGGCTGCCATCATGAGTCTGGTGCACTCGGCGAGGCTGAATGGGCATGAACCGCATGCCTACCTGCGCGACGCGCTGGAGCGCTTGCCCACGCAGCCGGCCAGTCGGATCGCCGAGTTGTTGCCGCACCGCTGGAATCCCGCCGCCATCTGA
- the tnpB gene encoding IS66 family insertion sequence element accessory protein TnpB (TnpB, as the term is used for proteins encoded by IS66 family insertion elements, is considered an accessory protein, since TnpC, encoded by a neighboring gene, is a DDE family transposase.), with amino-acid sequence MIRVDAVWLAVEPLDMRAGTEAALARVVQVFGAARPHHAYLFANRRANRMKVLVHDGIGVWLAARRLNQGKFVWPRDAGLTLALTQQQLGALVLGLPWQRIGEAGIISVL; translated from the coding sequence ATGATCCGTGTGGACGCCGTGTGGCTGGCGGTCGAGCCGCTGGACATGCGCGCTGGCACTGAGGCTGCACTGGCTCGCGTGGTGCAGGTCTTCGGCGCTGCCCGGCCCCACCATGCCTACCTGTTCGCCAACCGCCGGGCCAATCGCATGAAGGTGCTGGTGCACGATGGCATTGGCGTCTGGCTGGCCGCCAGGCGACTCAACCAGGGCAAGTTCGTCTGGCCCCGCGATGCCGGGCTGACCCTGGCGCTCACGCAGCAGCAGCTCGGCGCACTGGTGCTGGGCCTGCCCTGGCAGCGCATCGGCGAAGCCGGCATCATCAGCGTGCTGTAG